Proteins encoded together in one Amblyomma americanum isolate KBUSLIRL-KWMA chromosome 1, ASM5285725v1, whole genome shotgun sequence window:
- the LOC144115660 gene encoding uncharacterized protein LOC144115660: MREPISDPETVFGKPARAVILLERRHFETSQIVRNENSFKPSPRWRPSAVCSVRGMPVWPRGHSGTPGYRELQSKVAELEAKLRERQDGSQQTSPSTPMRVHSLDRSNHEMDCLRNDSVQPRGQWKSLLPKWHGMMKTWTVYCIHDGTRTCVQCFRQLMDPTAMCRCAICVVCHENKTYVQ, from the exons ATGCGCGAGCCAATCAGCGACCCGGAAACGGTCTTCGGAAAGCCAGCCAGGGCAGTCATtttgcttgagcgacgccattttgagaCATCGCAAATTGTGCGCAACGAAAACAGCTTCAAACCAagcccaagatggcggccatcggcCGTCTGCAGCGTCCGCGGCATGC CGGTGTGGCCACGGGGACACTCCGGCACCCCTGGCTATCGGGAACTCCAGAGCAAGGTTGCCGAACTGGAGGCAAAGCTGAGAG AGAGGCAGGATGGCAGCCAGCAAACTTCTCCGAGCACCCCCATGAGAGTGCACTCTCTGGACCGCAGCAACCACGAGATGGACTGCCTGAGAAACGACAGTGTTCAACCACGGGGTCAG tggaaaaGTTTGCTACCGAAGTGGCATGGCatgatgaagacgtggacagtgtactgtattcatgatggcacaagaacttgcgtacagtgcttcaggcaattg atggatccgacagcaatgtgcagatgtgcaatttgtgtagtttgccatgaaaataaaacgtatgtacagtaa